Proteins encoded by one window of Phytohabitans houttuyneae:
- a CDS encoding helix-turn-helix domain-containing protein, translating to MADLLATLGQRVRALRIAHGMTQQQLADRVGLSRASITNVEGGRQGDIGVVNLVALADALGTTIADLTGTAPLAVEASPWLELARRVTESERVYRHLADEAWAAFDVTTAVRYRGRAEGLEMARNHHADVVAEQKSGGGAG from the coding sequence ATGGCTGACCTGCTCGCAACCCTTGGCCAGCGAGTCCGGGCTCTGCGGATCGCCCACGGCATGACCCAGCAGCAACTCGCCGACAGGGTGGGCCTGTCCCGCGCCTCGATCACCAACGTGGAGGGCGGACGCCAGGGCGACATCGGCGTTGTCAACCTCGTCGCGCTGGCCGACGCGTTGGGCACGACGATCGCCGACCTGACTGGTACCGCGCCGCTCGCCGTCGAGGCGTCGCCGTGGCTGGAGTTGGCTCGCCGGGTCACCGAGTCGGAGCGCGTCTATCGGCACCTGGCCGACGAGGCGTGGGCGGCGTTCGACGTCACGACCGCTGTTCGCTACCGGGGCCGTGCGGAAGGGCTAGAGATGGCCCGCAATCACCACGCCGACGTGGTCGCCGAGCAGAAGTCGGGTGGTGGCGCGGGATGA
- a CDS encoding helix-turn-helix transcriptional regulator, whose translation MLLSVEEVMGAAEIADLLGVSRQRVQQLVSRPDFPPPATTLAMGKIWLASDVRAWVREHRPELADQETPSAAPPLGRRHGSRTSRMPKGKDSRPPRRRPKDD comes from the coding sequence ATGTTGCTGAGCGTGGAAGAGGTGATGGGCGCCGCAGAGATCGCCGACCTGCTCGGCGTCAGCCGCCAGCGCGTCCAGCAACTCGTCTCGCGCCCGGACTTCCCACCGCCGGCGACAACGCTGGCGATGGGAAAGATCTGGCTGGCCAGCGACGTTCGCGCATGGGTACGCGAGCATCGCCCCGAACTCGCCGACCAGGAGACGCCCAGCGCCGCCCCGCCGCTCGGCAGACGACACGGATCGCGCACCAGCCGGATGCCGAAGGGGAAGGACTCTCGGCCCCCCAGGCGAAGACCGAAGGACGACTGA